From the genome of Propionispora hippei DSM 15287, one region includes:
- a CDS encoding amino acid ABC transporter permease: MQYVGTIIGPMLDGTAVTLKMFFITIILALPLGLLLALGRISRYRFLRGGVGFYIWLLRGTPLMLQLLFVYFALPLLPYVGIRLDDFPAAVLAFVLNYAAYFAEIFRAGIQSIDRGQYEGAKVLGMNYIQTMRRIVLPQVIRRVLPPVSNETITLVKDTSLIYVLAMNDLLRTARAIVQRDFSTTPFLVAAAFYLAMTLVLTWLFQKLEQRYAAYDE, translated from the coding sequence ATGCAATATGTAGGGACAATTATTGGACCGATGCTTGACGGGACAGCGGTAACGTTGAAGATGTTCTTTATCACTATTATCCTGGCGCTGCCGCTGGGCTTATTACTGGCCTTGGGGCGCATTTCCCGCTACAGGTTTTTACGCGGCGGGGTCGGCTTTTATATCTGGCTGCTGCGTGGCACACCGCTGATGCTGCAGCTATTGTTTGTTTATTTTGCTTTGCCGCTGCTGCCTTATGTCGGAATCCGGCTGGATGATTTTCCAGCGGCCGTGCTGGCCTTTGTCTTAAACTACGCCGCCTATTTTGCCGAGATTTTCCGGGCCGGCATTCAGTCGATCGATCGCGGACAATATGAGGGTGCCAAGGTGCTGGGCATGAACTATATACAGACCATGCGACGCATCGTGCTGCCTCAGGTCATTCGCCGTGTGCTGCCGCCGGTCAGTAATGAGACTATCACGCTGGTCAAGGATACTTCGCTGATTTACGTGCTGGCAATGAACGATTTGCTGCGTACTGCCCGGGCCATTGTGCAGCGGGATTTTTCCACCACTCCTTTCCTGGTGGCGGCGGCTTTTTACCTGGCCATGACGCTGGTGCTTACCTGGTTGTTCCAAAAACTGGAGCAGCGCTATGCTGCGTATGATGAGTAG
- the ygiD gene encoding 4,5-DOPA-extradiol-dioxygenase — protein sequence MKMPVLFIGHGSPVNILEDNLYTKSLARLGKRLPAPEAILVVSAHWLTEGSYVTASAQPETIYDFYGFSPELYQVRYDCPGSPVTADLVETVTAGRVRLDACRGIDHAAWAVLKHMYPAAHIPVLEMSLDANKSPREHYELGKCLAPLREQGVLIIGSGNIVHNLRRARFSQLYGGAYAWTLAFDGLVEAALLAGDHDSLIHYEKLPDADLAVPTDEHFLPLLYASALQETADTLKFTCKDIQNGSISMRGLIYSAPKGD from the coding sequence ATGAAAATGCCGGTGCTGTTTATCGGCCATGGCTCGCCGGTCAATATTCTGGAAGACAATCTGTATACCAAAAGCCTGGCAAGGCTGGGCAAACGCCTGCCGGCGCCTGAGGCCATACTGGTTGTATCGGCGCACTGGCTGACAGAAGGCAGTTATGTGACTGCTTCGGCGCAGCCGGAAACTATATATGATTTTTACGGCTTTTCCCCGGAATTGTACCAGGTACGCTATGACTGCCCCGGATCGCCTGTCACGGCAGATTTGGTGGAAACGGTGACAGCGGGGAGGGTCCGCCTCGATGCCTGCCGCGGCATTGATCACGCTGCCTGGGCGGTGCTTAAGCATATGTATCCGGCCGCCCATATTCCGGTTCTGGAAATGAGTCTGGATGCCAATAAGTCGCCCCGTGAACACTATGAGTTGGGAAAATGTCTGGCGCCTTTGCGGGAACAGGGCGTGCTAATCATAGGCAGCGGCAATATTGTTCACAATTTGCGGCGGGCAAGATTTTCCCAGTTGTATGGCGGAGCGTACGCCTGGACACTGGCCTTTGACGGCTTGGTGGAGGCAGCCCTGCTTGCCGGTGACCATGACAGCCTGATTCATTATGAAAAGCTGCCGGACGCCGACCTGGCCGTTCCTACAGATGAGCATTTCCTGCCTTTACTGTATGCCAGCGCTTTACAGGAAACGGCCGATACGCTGAAGTTTACCTGCAAGGATATTCAGAACGGCTCTATTTCGATGCGGGGTCTGATATACAGTGCGCCCAAGGGGGATTGA
- a CDS encoding amino acid ABC transporter ATP-binding protein, with protein sequence MKIIEAYNIHKQFQKLEVLKGVSLTVEQGEVVAIIGPSGSGKSTFLRCLNHLETIDRGTIKIAGETMVAAERDGDVGYVSEAAIRRICGKMGMVFQQFNLFPHLTVLENLIEAPLLVQQARREVIIPEAELLLRKVGLVEKRDNYPSRLSGGQKQRVAIARALAMKPEIMLFDEPTSALDPELTGEVLKAMRQLAEEHMTMLVVTHEMGFAREVANRVIFMDNGEIVEEGVPEKIFTAPSHPRTQAFLERML encoded by the coding sequence ATGAAAATCATAGAGGCGTATAATATTCATAAACAATTTCAGAAGCTGGAAGTGCTAAAGGGCGTTTCATTAACGGTGGAGCAGGGGGAAGTCGTGGCAATTATCGGACCTTCCGGTTCGGGAAAAAGTACGTTTTTGCGCTGTTTAAACCATTTGGAAACCATCGACCGGGGAACGATCAAAATAGCAGGTGAGACGATGGTTGCCGCCGAACGGGACGGGGACGTCGGCTATGTCTCAGAAGCGGCGATCCGGCGTATTTGCGGCAAAATGGGAATGGTGTTTCAGCAGTTTAACCTGTTTCCCCATTTGACGGTATTGGAGAATCTGATTGAGGCGCCGCTGCTGGTTCAGCAGGCACGGCGGGAAGTTATCATCCCGGAAGCGGAGCTGTTATTGCGTAAGGTCGGGCTGGTTGAAAAAAGGGACAATTATCCGTCAAGGCTGTCGGGCGGGCAGAAGCAACGGGTCGCCATAGCCAGGGCATTGGCTATGAAGCCGGAGATCATGCTGTTTGACGAGCCTACGTCGGCACTTGACCCGGAACTGACCGGCGAGGTGTTGAAGGCCATGCGGCAACTGGCGGAGGAGCATATGACCATGCTGGTGGTAACCCATGAAATGGGCTTTGCCCGTGAGGTAGCCAACCGGGTTATCTTTATGGATAATGGTGAAATTGTCGAGGAAGGAGTGCCGGAAAAAATATTTACAGCACCTTCCCATCCGCGTACTCAGGCTTTTTTGGAACGGATGCTATAA
- a CDS encoding amino acid ABC transporter substrate-binding protein, whose protein sequence is MKKWLCAALGLLMFGMLAAGCGNSGPKKIVVGLDDNFPPMGFRDESNEIVGFDIDMAKEAAKRAGLEVEFKPIDWSSKEAELNGKRVDVLWNGLTITEKRKENIAFTKPYMENHQIIIVNANSPIKTKADLAGQVVGTQDGSSSVEALEKEEAVLKSFKELKKYGDYVAALMDLKAGRLGAVVVDEVVGRYYIAKKPGEYTVLNDNFGTEEYGVGLRKDDKALLDKLQKAMDDMKKDGTSGKISQKWFGAEIVK, encoded by the coding sequence TTGAAAAAGTGGTTGTGTGCGGCACTTGGTTTGCTGATGTTCGGGATGCTTGCAGCGGGCTGCGGCAATAGCGGGCCCAAAAAGATCGTGGTGGGACTGGACGATAACTTCCCGCCCATGGGTTTTCGGGATGAGAGCAATGAAATCGTAGGTTTTGATATTGATATGGCTAAGGAAGCTGCTAAGCGGGCCGGTTTGGAAGTGGAGTTCAAGCCTATTGACTGGAGCAGCAAGGAAGCAGAATTGAATGGCAAACGGGTGGATGTTTTGTGGAATGGCTTGACGATTACAGAAAAGCGCAAGGAAAATATTGCGTTTACCAAGCCTTATATGGAGAATCACCAAATCATTATCGTAAATGCCAACTCGCCGATTAAAACCAAGGCTGATTTAGCCGGTCAGGTAGTCGGCACCCAGGATGGCAGCAGCAGTGTGGAAGCTCTGGAAAAAGAGGAAGCTGTCCTGAAATCCTTTAAGGAATTAAAAAAATACGGTGACTATGTGGCCGCTTTGATGGATCTGAAAGCAGGCCGTCTGGGCGCTGTGGTTGTGGATGAAGTGGTCGGACGCTATTACATCGCGAAAAAGCCCGGCGAGTACACGGTATTAAACGATAATTTCGGAACGGAAGAATACGGTGTGGGGCTGCGCAAGGATGACAAGGCATTGCTGGATAAGCTGCAAAAAGCGATGGATGATATGAAAAAGGACGGAACGTCCGGCAAGATTTCACAGAAATGGTTTGGCGCGGAAATCGTAAAGTAG